The genomic segment GCGACGAGACGGCCATGAAGTCGAGCTTCGCCTTCCGCTGGCCGTAGAGGTAGGCCTCTTCCAGTGTGCCTTGGCCGTCGTCGCCGTATTCGCCGACGTGGGTGTGGGTGAGGCCTCGAAAGACCTTGAGGCCGGTCGCCTGGGCCGCCAGGGCGGGGTCTGCGGCGGGATAGGCGGGCGCGACCGATCCCGGCGCCGCACACGCCGCGAGGGCGCCGGCGAGTGCCAGGGTTCCGGCCAGCCGCATGGATCTCCTTGTCACCTCTCCTGCTTGCCATATCGCCCGGGAAGGCTAAGCTCTTGCCATGGCTGGCCTGGAGTTCCCTGATGGCTTCCTCTGGGGAGCGGCGACCGCCGCCCACCAGGTCGAGGGCGGCATCGACAACGACTGGACGCATTTCGAGCGACAGCCGCGCGCGATCAAGAACGGCGATCGGTCGGAGCTGGGCGTCGACCACTACCGCCGCTTCGACGCCGACTTCGGCCTGGCGGCCGACATGGGCCACAACGCCCACCGCCTCTCGATCGAGTGGGCCCGCATCGAACCGGCGCGCGGGCACTACGACCGCTCCGAGATAGACCACTACCACGAGGTGATCGCGTCGCTGCGCAAGCGCGGCCTGGAGCCGTTCGTGACCCTTCACCACTTCACCAATCCGCGCTGGGTCGCCGACCAGGGCGGCTGGCTGGAAGACCGCACCGTGGACGATTTCGTGCGGTACGCCGCGTTCATGGGAAAGGAGTTCCGGGGCGCGGTGCGCTTCTGGATCACCATCAACGAGCCCAACATATACGCCTGTCACTCCTACGTCACTGGCACGTGGCCGCCGCGCCGCCACTCCTTCCCGGCGGCCATGCGCGTCCTGTCGCAACTGTCCCGGGCCCACCTCGGGGCTTACCGAGCCTTGCGGGAAGCCGACCCGGCGGCGCGCATCGGCTACTCGCAGAACCTGATGACGTTCGCGCCATTCGCCTGCTGGAGCCCCGTCGACCGGGCATTCGTGCGCCTGTCGGACCGGCTGTTCAACCGGTCGGTACTCGACGTGGTGCACGGCGCCCTCGACTTCATCGGCGTCAACTATTACACGCGGGCGCACCTGCGGTTCCCGAGGGTGATCCTGGCGCTCGCCGGCGCCCCGCGTAACGACCTGGGCTGGGAGATCTACCCCGACGGCCTCTACGAGGCGCTCAAACTGGCAGGCGAGTACGCCCGACCGCGGGGCATCCCCGTCTACGTGACCGAGAACGGCATCGACGATCGCCTCGGCGAGCGCCGGAGCGCCTACCTGGTCGATCACCTGCGGGCCGTGCACAGGGCCGTTTCCGAGGGCGTGGACGTACGCGGCTACATCCACTGGACCCTGATGGACAACTTCGAGTGGGCGGAGGGCTACGCCCCGCGCTTCGGCCTGTTCTACGTCGATCGGGAAAACGACCTTGCGCGCGTGCCGACGCCCGCCGTGGGGGTGTTCCGCACGGTGACGACCCACAACGGCTTGACGCCGGACCTCCTCGACCGGTTCGCCCCGGCATGACTCTGTACTTCGTCACGACCAGCGCCGGGAAGTTCGCCGAGGCGGAACGGCTCATCCCGGGCCTGCGGCAACTTGCAGCCGATCTGCCCGAAATCCAGGAGTTCGACGCTGCCGCCATCATCCGCGCGAAGCTGGATGCGGCACGGCGCGGCCACGAGGGCGAGTTCATCGTGGAGGATACGTCGCTGTACCTGGACGCGCTCAACGGCCTGCCGGGGCCCTTCATCAAGTGGTTCCTGGCCCGCCTGGGGCCTCAGGGAATCTACGACCTGGCGGAGAAGCTGGGCGACACCCGCGCGTCTGCCCGTACCTGCGTGGGGTACGCCGATCCGGGAGGCGTGACGCGGTTCTTCGAGGGCACCGTGACGGGCCACGTCGTCGCTCCCCGCGGCGAGCGGGGCTTCGGGTGGGATCCGCTCTTCGTGCCCCACGGTTCCGACCTCACGTTCGCCCAGATGGATCCGGCGGAAAAGCAGCGCTTCTCGATGCGCCGCTTGGCCCTGGAGGATTTCCGGCGGTTCCACGCGGCGCGCTGACGGCGGCGTTCGCGCGAGGCGGCCCGGGTCAGCTGCCCAGGGCCGCCCGGATCCGCTCGACCACGCGATCCTTCTGGAACGGCTTGGTGATGTGGTCCTTGGCGCCGGCCGCGACCGCCTCCTGCACCTTGTCGAGCTGGCCGACGGCGCTGCACATCAGGATCCGCGCCGCCGGATCCTCCTCGAGGATGGCGCGGGTCGCCTCGATGCCGTCCAGGCGCGATCCCGGCATGGTGATGTCCATGGTCACCAGGTCCGGCTTGAGGGCCAGGTACCGCTCGATCGCCTCTTCGCCGGTCTCGGCCTCGCCCACGACCTCCCAGCCGCTCGCGATGATGATCTTGATCAGGTTGCGGCGGACGAACTCGGTATCGTCCACCACGAGGATTCTCGGAGTCATGCGGGGCCCCCTAAAAGCTCGCGGACACGCCAAAACCCGGGCTGAGCACCCAGGGCGCCTGGCCCGGCGCATTGGTGTAGAGCAGCGCCAGGTTGGCGTCGATCGCCAGCTTGTCGCCTACGGGGACTATGGCTGCGCCGCGGATCCCCGCCGTCGTGAAGAACCCGATCGGGTAGGTGGCGAACTGCTCCTCGTACAGCGTGAACCCGGCGGCCGGGACCGTGAAATTGAGGTTGGCGCTTGCGATGTTGGTCCCGGTAGTCAGGCGCCGCGCGTAACCGGCGTTGCAGCTGGCCAGGACCGGGCCCAGATCGAGATCCAGCAAGGCGGTCATGCCCGGAGTGGTCTCGGTCGTGGACTGGTAGCCCGAGAGGGCGCCGCCGAGGATGAGCCCAGTCTTGAGTCGCTCGAACGAGAGCGGCAGGGCGGCCTTGGCCCAGGGGTAGATGTCCACCGCCAGCGCGCCCGGGGAAGGGGCGATCGCGCCCTGGAAGCCCGCAGCGGCGACCGCGCCGATCTCCAGCCACTCCGAAGCGCCCGCTACCAGGGCGACCTCGGTGACGGCGTGCACCTCGCGAGGGATGAAGGCGGCCCCGCGGAAATCCAGGACAGCGGCGCCGTTTGCCAGGGGCGTCGCACCGATGCCGTCTACCGGGCCCCAGGATTTCACAGCGCCGGCATGCGCCGGGCCCGCGGCGGCCAGGAACCAGCACGCGCAGGCCGTGGCGAGAAGTCTGGAAGGCATGGCAGTTTTTCTCTCGTTTGGACGCGGATGCCTTAGGATACCGCGTCCGGCATGGGGCCATGCCGCGGGCCCGTCGACGGAAGCCCATGGGGGCTGGCGAGACGCCGGCGGCCCCGGGGGCGAATGGGGGCCGCCTAGGCGCCGGCGGCCCCGGGGGGCCTAGGCCGAGAGGGTTCCCCTAGTACCGGATCGGCGGCGTCGGGCCCGGAGCCGGGTAGCCGGGATAGCCGGGCTGTGTGCCGGGGTAGCCGGGCTGTGTGCCGGGGTAGCCAGGCTGGGTGCCCGGGTAGCCAGGCTGGGTGCCGGGGTAGCCGGGCTGGGTGCCCGGATAGCCGGGCGTCGCGCCATAGCCGGGGTAGCCCAGAGCCGGCGGCTGGAAACCGGGGATCTCGTAGATGGGCGCCTGGCCGGCCACGGCGGCCCCCAGCTTGAGCCGCGAATGGAACGCCGCGGGCGTCCGGTCGGGCACAACCGGGTTGTGCCACGGCGCGTTGGCGTTGAGCGCCACCAGGAAGTCACTCCAGCGCGTGTAGCTGGCGAAACCGGCCGCCATGTAGGTTGCCGAGACCTCGCCGTGAGCCGGGGCGTAGATGGCCAGGCCGGTGCTGCGGCCGTACCGGCCGCCCTGGACCTTGGCCGCAACGACGTTGCGGTGTAGGTCGTCAAGGAGCGGATAGATCTGCTTCTGCAGGTCGGGCGTCGCGGACGCGGCGATGTTGGCGAGCACGTCGCCCAGGTCCCGGTAGGAGTTGTAGGCCGTCAGGCGCGGATCGGCGGCGCCCAGGTAGCTCTGGGAGTTGGCGATCGCCTGCCGGATGTTGGCCCGCAGGCCCGGGTTGTTGCGGACCGCGAAGGTCAGGTCGTTCGAGAGCCGCGCCAGGCCGGAGATCAGGTTGGCGAGGCGGCGGCCCCGCACGGCAGAGAAAGTCCCGTCGGGGGCGAATGCGCCGCCGGCGGCCTGCACGACCCGGACGGCCGCGGCGTCGGCCGGCACCGTGCCCGAGATCTCCTGCAGTTGCTTCACGAAGATCTCGTGGGGCTCGGGGGCCGCGAAGACTTCCGATTCCGAACCGACGATGATCTCGGCCGCGCCCTGCAACTCGTAGGCCACCTCGACGCTTTGCATGAAGTCGGCGTCCAGGTACAGGATGTCCACCGGCGTGCTGCGCAGCGCCGCGGCCAGTTGCGAGACTGGGAGAAGCTTGCCGGCCGATCCGTTCTCGTCGGCCAGGAGGCCCCGCAGGACCCCGCCGCCGTGGCCGGTGAGGGCCAGCACTCGCCGCTGCGCGGGAGCGGTCTGCACCTGGTGCATGAGCAGGTCGGTCAGCGGCCGGGCGGACGCCGAATCGGCCTCGGCCAGCTTGTCCTTGGCCAGGTTGCCCGAGATCCCCAGCGAGAAGCGATGGGTGTTGTCGGCGCCCTGCTCGTCCACGATGGCGAGCGTCTGCACGTTCGGCGCCGTCCTGGCGGCCTCGAAGAGCTTCGCGTAACTCGCGGCGGTGCCGGTGAGCGGGTTGTCCAGCGCCGCGACCTGGAGGTACGCCCAGGGCCGCACGCCAGCCCTCGCCCGCAGTCCGCCCGCCTCGCCGGCTTGCATCCCCGCGAGATTGACGCCGCAGCCGCCGAGCGCCATGCTCGCGGCCAGCGTCGCGCACGCGACGACCTTACCGGTTAGCCGAGCGGGGGACGGGGGGTGGAACGCCATGCTGCCTCCTGGCCTGTTGGGCACTACCGCTCCTTGTCCGGGCCGCGGAGGCGTACCTGGTAAAGTACGGATTATCGCTGCGGAAAGAATTGGAGAAACTTCGATGAAGCGGGTTCTGCTCGGCGCCCTCGCCGCGGTGGTGCTGCCCATCGTCGCGATCATGGGTTACGCCGCGGCGGTGTTCGGCGTGGACGAACCCCTCCGCGGCGGCGCTTCCCTGGGAATGGTCAAGACGGTGGCGGCAGGCTACTCCGGCGCCTTCGTGCTGCCGGCCGGCCCCGGCAAGGTGGCCCTGGTGGATTGCGGCGTGGATCCGGGCGCCAAGGCCATCCTGGCCGAACTCGCGGCGCGCCGCCTGGGTCCCGAGGCCGTGGCCGCGATCTTCCTGACGCACGGGCACCGCGACCACGTGTCGGGTTGCGCGAAGTTTCCCGGCGCCCAGGTCATGGCCATGGCCGGCGAGGCCGACCTCCTGGAAGGCAAGGTTGCGCCGCGGGGCCCGCTCCCGCGGTTCTTCGGGCCGGGCAAGCCCGTGCGGACGATCCGCTTCCTGGAAGACGAGGAGCAGGTGAAGGTCGGTCCTCTCGCGGTGACCGCCTACGCCATTCCGGGCCACACCGCCGGGAGCGCGGCGTACCTGGCAGAGGGCGTGCTGTTCCTCGGGGATTCGGCGGATCACCTGCGCACGGGCGCCCTGGCGCAGGGGAAATGGATCTTCACCGACGACATGGAACAAAACGCCCGGTCGCTGCGGGATCTGGCCGCGCGGGTCGCGCCGGCGAGCGCGTCGGTCAGGTGGCTGGCCTTCGCGCACAGCGGCGCCATGGAAGGCCTCGCCCCCCTTGAGCGCTTCGCCGATGGCGGTCGGTAGCCCGCCGCGAGCCGGCCGAGACCGGGTCGGGCGCCTGACGTATACTCTCTCGAAAAGGAGTGAAAACCTTGCAGGCCAAGGATCTATCGCGTGAGTTTCCCCGTAGCCCGTTCGAGTCGATCCAGGGCATTCCGTGGCTGCCGCGCCTCATCGACAAGGTGCGGGCCAAGCAGGCGGGCACCCTGGGCGACTACACGCCGTTCCCCTGCGGCGCCGACAAGCGGTTCATAGCGACTTTCCATGTCGATGGCGGCGCCCTGGAGCAAGTGATCTTCGGCGGGGCGTCCGACGAGGAGGTGGCCGCCTGGTGCCTCGCCAACGCGGGCCGCACGCCCGTCGAGGCCGCCGCCGAGTATCGGCGCACGCAGTTCGAGCCGATCGCGCCCGAGCGGCGGGAGTACCTGGAGGAGTACAAGCGCGAGATTCTGGCCAGCAGGCCCGACCTCGACCGTTCCGCCCTGACGCGGGCCGACAACTTCGCCACGGCCATCTGCATCGAGGAAGGCTACCCGATCCCGGAGCCTGCCGAACCAACCCCGGGGCTGGCCCCTTGAAACTGGCGACCATCGCGCCGCGCGGCGCGCTCACGCCATCCGAGCGGCGCGACGGGCGCCTGCTGGTCATGGCGCCCGACGACCGCACGGGGGCGCCGGTGCCCGAGTGGCCGACGCTGCTGGGCGCCCTCGACAACTGGGCGACCGCCGAGCCGCACCTGCGGGAAGTGGCCGCCCGCCTGGCGCGAGACGGCACGGGCGCCGTGGATCTGGCGTCCGAGCGGCTCATGGCGCCGCTACCGCGAACCTGGGCGTGGCTGGACGGCAGCGCCTTCCTGCACCACGTGCTACTGGTGCGGCGGGCCCGCAACGCCGAACCGCCCGAAGATCTGTGGACGGTGCCGCTCATGTACCAGGGCGTCAGCGACACCCTCCTCGGGCCGCGCGACGACCTACCTCTGCTGGATGAAGGCCACGGCATGGACTTCGAGGCCGAGATCGGCGTAATCGTAAACGACGTGCCTGCCGGCGTGTCGAGCGGCGAAGCGCTCTCGCACGTCAAGTTGCTGGTGCTGATGAACGACGTGAGCCTCCGCAACCTCATCCCGCGGGAGCTTGCGGCCGGCTTCGGCTTTTTTCAGAGCAAGCCGGCTTCGTCGTTCGGGCCCTTCGCCGTCACGCCCGACGAGGCCGGCGACGCCTGGCGCGACGGGCGGCTGCACCTGGAGATGCGCACCACGTACAACGGCGCCCTCTTCGGGTACCCGCACGCCGGGGCCATGCACTTCTCGTTCGGGGACCTCATCGCCCATGCGGCCCGAACCCGGGCGCTTTCGGCCGGGACCATCCTGGGCAGCGGCACGGTGTCCAGCGACGACCCGGCGGTGGGTTCGAGTTGCCTGGTCGAACGCCGGATGATCGAGCAGATCGAGACCGGCGAGATGACGACGCCGTTCATGAAACCGGGCGACACGGTCGCGATCGAGATGCTGCGGGACGGGCGATCGCTCTTCGGAAAGATCGATCAACGTGTGGTGATTGCTACCGCCGCCGCGCGGGCGGCGGGACGTTAGGGTCCATGCGGGCGCTGCTCGGCGGGCTGTTCGACTATGCCGGGATGTTCCCGCCCGCGTCCCTGGCGTTCGAGGACGCGCTGCGGACGGCGGCAAGTTTCGGGAACACGCTCGAGCGGCCGTGGCTGGTGGGCGCCGAGGCGGTCTTGGGGATCGAACGCCTCGGCGACCTGACGCCCGATTTCCTGCTGGGCTGCGGCTTCCGCTCGCCGCTGCACGTCAGAGTGGCGCTCCTGGGCACGCTGGAGGTGCCCGAAGTCATGAGCGAGACCGTGCTGGCGTCATGGGAGGCCGGGGTCGAGGACTGGGATCCGGACGCCGTCCGGCTTGCGGCCGCCGCGGCAGGGCGCCAGGGCATGCGGTTCTACGTGGAGCCCCGGTGGCCGCCGGATCGGCTGGAACGCGAGGTGGGGGGCCTGGCCGACCGCCTCGCGCGGATCAACCGGCAGACCGCCGGCCCGGGCGCCGGAATCAAGGTTCGTGGCGCGGGGCCCACGGCGATCGCGCCGCCGGC from the Candidatus Tanganyikabacteria bacterium genome contains:
- a CDS encoding glycoside hydrolase family 1 protein; this encodes MAGLEFPDGFLWGAATAAHQVEGGIDNDWTHFERQPRAIKNGDRSELGVDHYRRFDADFGLAADMGHNAHRLSIEWARIEPARGHYDRSEIDHYHEVIASLRKRGLEPFVTLHHFTNPRWVADQGGWLEDRTVDDFVRYAAFMGKEFRGAVRFWITINEPNIYACHSYVTGTWPPRRHSFPAAMRVLSQLSRAHLGAYRALREADPAARIGYSQNLMTFAPFACWSPVDRAFVRLSDRLFNRSVLDVVHGALDFIGVNYYTRAHLRFPRVILALAGAPRNDLGWEIYPDGLYEALKLAGEYARPRGIPVYVTENGIDDRLGERRSAYLVDHLRAVHRAVSEGVDVRGYIHWTLMDNFEWAEGYAPRFGLFYVDRENDLARVPTPAVGVFRTVTTHNGLTPDLLDRFAPA
- a CDS encoding non-canonical purine NTP pyrophosphatase, producing the protein MTLYFVTTSAGKFAEAERLIPGLRQLAADLPEIQEFDAAAIIRAKLDAARRGHEGEFIVEDTSLYLDALNGLPGPFIKWFLARLGPQGIYDLAEKLGDTRASARTCVGYADPGGVTRFFEGTVTGHVVAPRGERGFGWDPLFVPHGSDLTFAQMDPAEKQRFSMRRLALEDFRRFHAAR
- a CDS encoding response regulator, with amino-acid sequence MTPRILVVDDTEFVRRNLIKIIIASGWEVVGEAETGEEAIERYLALKPDLVTMDITMPGSRLDGIEATRAILEEDPAARILMCSAVGQLDKVQEAVAAGAKDHITKPFQKDRVVERIRAALGS
- a CDS encoding MBL fold metallo-hydrolase; amino-acid sequence: MKRVLLGALAAVVLPIVAIMGYAAAVFGVDEPLRGGASLGMVKTVAAGYSGAFVLPAGPGKVALVDCGVDPGAKAILAELAARRLGPEAVAAIFLTHGHRDHVSGCAKFPGAQVMAMAGEADLLEGKVAPRGPLPRFFGPGKPVRTIRFLEDEEQVKVGPLAVTAYAIPGHTAGSAAYLAEGVLFLGDSADHLRTGALAQGKWIFTDDMEQNARSLRDLAARVAPASASVRWLAFAHSGAMEGLAPLERFADGGR
- a CDS encoding DUF5069 domain-containing protein, whose amino-acid sequence is MQAKDLSREFPRSPFESIQGIPWLPRLIDKVRAKQAGTLGDYTPFPCGADKRFIATFHVDGGALEQVIFGGASDEEVAAWCLANAGRTPVEAAAEYRRTQFEPIAPERREYLEEYKREILASRPDLDRSALTRADNFATAICIEEGYPIPEPAEPTPGLAP
- a CDS encoding fumarylacetoacetate hydrolase family protein, with protein sequence MAPDDRTGAPVPEWPTLLGALDNWATAEPHLREVAARLARDGTGAVDLASERLMAPLPRTWAWLDGSAFLHHVLLVRRARNAEPPEDLWTVPLMYQGVSDTLLGPRDDLPLLDEGHGMDFEAEIGVIVNDVPAGVSSGEALSHVKLLVLMNDVSLRNLIPRELAAGFGFFQSKPASSFGPFAVTPDEAGDAWRDGRLHLEMRTTYNGALFGYPHAGAMHFSFGDLIAHAARTRALSAGTILGSGTVSSDDPAVGSSCLVERRMIEQIETGEMTTPFMKPGDTVAIEMLRDGRSLFGKIDQRVVIATAAARAAGR